One Gossypium raimondii isolate GPD5lz chromosome 3, ASM2569854v1, whole genome shotgun sequence genomic window carries:
- the LOC105796174 gene encoding peroxidase 27 → MGIRQKLLSFLFSQLILVLMVSNHSNAMGLKLGYYHKTCPNAESIISKTTYRFISRAPTLAAPLLRMHFHDCFVRGCDGSVLLNSTKTNISEKDANPNQSLRGYHVIDAVKSAVEEACPGVVSCADILALVARDSVSMIHGPYWKVPLGRRDGRVSILNEVFAQLPAPFANITQLKQMFAAKGLNTKDLAVLSGGHTIGTSHCLGFTNRLYNFSGKGDTDPSMDPNYIVKLKQKCKPKDTTTLVEMDPGSFKTFDDAYYTLVAKRRGLFQSDSALLVDPETKAYVILQASTHGSTFAKDFAESMVKMGQVGVLTGNQGEIRKHCALVN, encoded by the exons ATGGGTATCCGCCAAAAGCTTCTCTCGTTTCTCTTTTCTCAGCTGATTCTTGTTCTTATGGTCTCAAACCATAGCAATGCAATGGGGTTGAAACTCGGGTATTATCACAAGACCTGCCCTAATGCAGAGTCGATTATCAGTAAAACAACTTATCGATTCATTTCTCGAGCACCAACTCTTGCCGCTCCTTTGCTCAGGATGCATTTCCATGATTGCTTCGTAAGG GGGTGTGATGGTTCAGTGCTTCTAAATTCCACAAAGACTAACATATCTGAGAAAGATGCAAACCCCAACCAAAGTTTACGAGGATATCATGTGATCGACGCTGTCAAGTCTGCAGTGGAAGAAGCATGCCCTGGTGTGGTTTCCTGCGCTGATATCCTTGCCTTAGTAGCTCGAGATTCAGTTTCAATG ATCCATGGACCCTATTGGAAAGTTCCACTTGGACGAAGAGATGGAAGAGTTTCCATCTTGAATGAGGTCTTTGCACAGTTGCCCGCTCCTTTTGCCAACATTACACAACTAAAACAAATGTTTGCTGCTAAAGGTCTAAACACCAAAGATCTAGCGGTTCTATCAG GAGGACACACCATTGGAACATCTCATTGCCTTGGATTCACCAACCGTCTCTACAACTTCAGTGGCAAAGGTGACACAGACCCATCAATGGATCCAAACTACATAGTTAAACTGAAGCAAAAATGCAAGCCTAAGGATACCACAACACTGGTGGAGATGGACCCTGGAAGCTTTAAAACCTTCGACGACGCTTACTACACTCTGGTAGCTAAAAGAAGAGGGCTTTTCCAATCTGATTCAGCCCTTCTCGTTGATCCAGAGACCAAAGCTTATGTCATACTTCAAGCTTCCACCCATGGATCTACCTTTGCCAAAGATTTTGCCGAGTCTATGGTGAAGATGGGTCAGGTTGGAGTCCTCACTGGCAATCAAGGTGAAATCAGGAAGCACTGTGCTTTGGTGAACTAA